One Halovivax ruber XH-70 genomic region harbors:
- a CDS encoding DUF1611 domain-containing protein, with protein sequence MRVALLAHEQFPDRAKTAQGILRYADYDVVAVLDRDTAGDRVAEHVPDVQDAPIVAGMDDVDESIDALVIGIAPIGGGFEESWRPDVRAALERGCDVVSGLHYFLAEDEAFAALADEHGGEIWDVRKPPEDLTVSEGVAADVDAEIVCTVGTDCSVGKMTATMELVEAAREAGHDAAVIPTGQTGIVVEGWGNPVDRVISDFTAGSVEQMIVEKGDEHDLLVVEGQGSIVHPAYSAVTCGILHGAMADRLVLCHEAGRERIHGYESFALQPIPTYVDLYESLAAPVNEAEVVAGMLNTRNVDGDDAAREAVDAFADELGGPATDPIRFDAAEVLEAIV encoded by the coding sequence ATGCGCGTCGCACTCCTCGCCCACGAGCAGTTTCCCGACCGGGCCAAGACCGCCCAGGGCATTCTCAGGTACGCAGACTACGACGTGGTCGCCGTCCTCGACCGCGACACGGCCGGCGACCGCGTCGCCGAGCACGTCCCGGACGTCCAGGACGCCCCGATCGTCGCGGGGATGGACGACGTGGACGAGTCGATCGACGCGCTGGTGATCGGCATCGCCCCGATCGGCGGCGGCTTCGAGGAGTCCTGGCGACCGGACGTCCGCGCCGCCCTCGAACGCGGCTGCGACGTCGTCTCCGGACTCCACTACTTCCTCGCCGAGGACGAGGCGTTCGCCGCCCTCGCCGACGAGCACGGCGGCGAGATCTGGGACGTCAGGAAGCCGCCCGAAGACCTCACGGTCAGCGAGGGTGTCGCGGCCGACGTCGACGCCGAAATCGTCTGTACGGTCGGCACCGACTGCTCGGTCGGCAAGATGACGGCCACGATGGAACTCGTCGAGGCCGCCCGCGAGGCGGGCCACGACGCGGCCGTCATCCCGACGGGCCAGACCGGTATCGTGGTCGAAGGCTGGGGTAATCCCGTCGATCGCGTGATCAGCGACTTCACCGCCGGTTCCGTCGAGCAGATGATCGTCGAGAAGGGCGACGAACACGACCTCCTCGTGGTCGAGGGGCAGGGCAGCATCGTCCACCCGGCGTACTCCGCGGTCACCTGCGGCATCCTCCACGGCGCGATGGCCGACCGGCTCGTCCTCTGTCACGAGGCCGGCCGCGAGCGGATCCACGGCTACGAATCCTTCGCCCTCCAGCCGATCCCGACGTACGTCGACCTCTACGAGTCGCTCGCCGCACCGGTGAACGAGGCCGAGGTGGTCGCGGGGATGCTCAACACGCGGAACGTCGACGGCGACGACGCGGCTCGGGAGGCGGTCGACGCCTTCGCCGACGAACTGGGTGGACCCGCGACCGACCCCATCCGCTTCGACGCGGCCGAGGTCCTGGAGGCGATCGTATGA
- a CDS encoding Vms1/Ankzf1 family peptidyl-tRNA hydrolase, with protein sequence MSKLDEWLGRASLRDRIDELETECERLRERYEAESDRRREAVRERQTAEERENRLEDRIAQLEGELERRDDSGDDLTYRRRETLHDSRLADVLARLESLRAAPESVLTASVEPDAVPESVASALGDRARLAADAAPCLVVADDAGLVSVALDGPLPVDVEPTWSDRVELDTARFRPTGPHLLALVRADRFAIGRYDGTERVEYAGFESDVKGAHSKGGFSQARFERIRDEQIDDHVAQARAAIEDVRDEAADLPLYLAGQRDVLDELADQLDPGPDALAAVDATGDTERALDDAHRSFWSTELLVI encoded by the coding sequence ATGTCGAAGCTCGACGAGTGGCTGGGCCGGGCGTCGCTCAGGGACCGCATCGACGAGCTCGAAACCGAGTGTGAACGCCTGCGTGAGCGCTACGAGGCCGAATCGGATCGTCGTCGCGAGGCGGTTCGGGAACGCCAAACCGCCGAGGAACGGGAAAACCGCCTCGAAGACCGGATCGCACAGCTCGAGGGCGAGCTCGAGCGGCGCGACGACAGCGGCGACGACCTGACGTACCGACGTCGTGAGACACTCCACGATAGCCGGCTTGCGGACGTCCTTGCCCGGCTCGAATCGCTTCGTGCAGCGCCGGAATCCGTCCTGACGGCGTCGGTCGAACCGGACGCCGTTCCGGAGTCGGTGGCGTCCGCGCTGGGCGATCGAGCCCGCCTCGCGGCCGACGCCGCGCCCTGCCTCGTCGTCGCCGACGATGCCGGCCTCGTCTCGGTCGCTCTCGACGGCCCGCTTCCCGTCGACGTGGAACCGACCTGGAGCGACCGCGTCGAGCTCGACACGGCTCGCTTCCGGCCGACGGGACCACATCTCCTGGCGCTCGTCCGGGCCGACCGGTTCGCGATCGGGCGCTACGACGGTACCGAGCGAGTCGAGTACGCCGGGTTCGAGAGCGACGTCAAGGGCGCCCACTCGAAGGGCGGTTTCTCCCAGGCACGATTCGAACGGATTCGAGACGAACAGATCGACGACCACGTCGCCCAGGCGAGGGCGGCGATCGAAGACGTTCGCGACGAGGCGGCCGACCTGCCCCTCTACCTGGCCGGCCAGCGCGACGTCCTCGACGAACTCGCAGACCAGCTGGATCCGGGCCCCGACGCCCTCGCGGCGGTCGACGCGACCGGCGACACGGAACGTGCCCTCGACGACGCCCACCGCTCGTTCTGGTCGACGGAGTTGCTCGTCATCTAG
- a CDS encoding DUF5802 family protein, with amino-acid sequence MFERFSQHYYLGRLYVTPTETDRVTMERTQHERVNEQLYASGDGVERLDTPLVMKLETQHFPVHGTESLPANTLAVPTAVLEQTEIDNPPALSSVFLASRDRARQLLQFAGWDPDTPVRGDEPDGTPPAGM; translated from the coding sequence ATGTTCGAGCGGTTTTCGCAACACTACTACCTGGGTCGTCTCTACGTGACGCCGACCGAAACCGACCGGGTCACCATGGAACGAACCCAGCACGAGCGCGTCAACGAACAATTGTACGCGAGCGGTGACGGCGTCGAACGACTCGATACGCCGCTGGTGATGAAACTCGAGACACAGCACTTCCCGGTTCACGGAACCGAATCACTCCCGGCGAATACGCTCGCCGTCCCGACAGCCGTCCTCGAACAGACGGAGATCGACAACCCGCCAGCGCTCTCGTCGGTCTTTCTCGCCAGTCGCGACCGGGCTCGCCAGCTCCTCCAGTTCGCGGGCTGGGATCCCGACACCCCAGTGCGCGGGGACGAGCCCGACGGAACCCCGCCGGCGGGAATGTAA